In Oncorhynchus gorbuscha isolate QuinsamMale2020 ecotype Even-year linkage group LG02, OgorEven_v1.0, whole genome shotgun sequence, a single genomic region encodes these proteins:
- the LOC123994809 gene encoding pleckstrin homology domain-containing family B member 1-like — MDRSPTIHIALLKAGWLWRQTSILKRWKLNWCDLWIDGSLVFYKTDSRREFEHRVGLKTSCVSVKSGLESAGISPPENQPSENMVVVQLRDGSTVILCANSEDEALAWKLTILEARRNPFPYDPYDDSYQSVPMDGNTIYLTPGSGTHHILIQRDPYDGIGEQVALGLLAGMAVGAAMRSFLWMPLFFC, encoded by the exons ATGGACAGATCTCCGACCATACACATAGCTCTGCTGAAGGCAGGCTGGCTCTGGAGACAGA CATCCATCTTAAAGCGGTGGAAGCTGAATTGGTGTGACCTGTGGATTGATGGGAGCCTGGTCTTCTACAAGACGGACAGCAGGCGAGAATTTGAGCACCGAGTGGGTCTCAAGACCAGCTGTGTGAGCGTCAAGTCTGGCCTGGAGAGTGCAG GTATCTCTCCTCCAGAGAACCAGCCAAGTGAGAACATGGTGGTGGTGCAGCTTAGAGATGGCTCCACTGTGATCCTATGTGCAAACAGTGAGGACGAGGCACT AGCATGGAAGTTGACAATTCTAGAGGCGAGACGAAACCCA TTCCCATATGACCCATATGACGACTCGTACCAGTCCGTCCCAATGGACGGCAACACCATCTACCTCACCCCTGGATCAG gTACCCACCACATTCTGATCCAGAGAGACCCATACGACGGCATAGGAGAGCAGGTAGCACTGGGGCTACTGGCGGGCATGGCGGTGGGCGCTGCCATGCGCTCCTTCCTCTGGATGCCCTTGTTCTTCTGCTGA